The following proteins come from a genomic window of Candidatus Krumholzibacteriia bacterium:
- a CDS encoding sodium:solute symporter family protein, translating into MTHWVPVAVISVYVTALFAVTWWARKLTARGGGGMVGYLLAGRSLPAGVAAALLAGLAVGGASTIGVAERAYTKGISAGWYNAAWAFGAAVMGLLAARRYRRLEITTLPELFERYYSVAGRVIGVAGQLLLQLVITSLQYVAGGAILSSLMPGVFSFRAGMAVTALVFVGITLIGGFWAAGLTNVINVLVIYGGILLAAILTLGKLGGVSTLASQLPEAHGGFDLLAVGPGLIVAWFLVMLTTTHSTQSIIQIGFAAKNENSARRGFLLGALIIAPVGFISALLGMSAAVLHPGILPAEALPRVVLDLPPLAAGLVLAGLWAADVSTASALLMGSATLVSHDIVKRFFAPDLSGAGEQILSRVTVLALSALTFLLAMTVSGILKMLLIGLTLTTAYTLIVLMTMFWPAVCRKSSATWTLLSTMAALGLWLLAPESWRILPHPIYFTWIVSLLTFFLVTLFDKRRILLR; encoded by the coding sequence GTGACGCACTGGGTTCCTGTTGCGGTGATCTCGGTCTATGTGACCGCCCTCTTTGCCGTGACCTGGTGGGCGAGAAAGCTGACGGCCCGCGGCGGTGGGGGCATGGTAGGCTACCTTCTCGCCGGAAGAAGCCTCCCCGCGGGTGTGGCGGCGGCCCTCTTGGCAGGACTTGCGGTCGGGGGAGCTTCCACCATCGGGGTTGCCGAAAGGGCGTATACAAAGGGCATTTCCGCGGGCTGGTACAATGCCGCCTGGGCCTTTGGCGCTGCGGTAATGGGGCTTCTGGCGGCTCGTCGCTATCGCCGACTTGAGATTACCACCCTCCCGGAACTTTTCGAAAGATACTACAGCGTGGCGGGCCGTGTGATCGGAGTTGCCGGGCAGCTTCTTTTGCAGTTGGTGATCACCTCTCTTCAATATGTCGCCGGGGGAGCAATTCTCTCCTCCCTGATGCCGGGGGTGTTCAGCTTTCGGGCGGGCATGGCCGTAACGGCTCTGGTCTTTGTCGGTATCACGCTGATCGGGGGTTTCTGGGCTGCCGGACTCACGAATGTCATCAATGTTCTGGTGATCTATGGCGGCATCTTGCTGGCGGCGATCCTGACTCTTGGAAAACTGGGGGGAGTTTCAACGCTGGCCTCGCAGTTACCGGAAGCACATGGCGGCTTTGACCTTCTTGCTGTGGGCCCGGGCCTGATTGTGGCCTGGTTTCTCGTGATGTTGACCACCACGCACTCCACACAATCGATTATCCAGATCGGCTTTGCTGCAAAGAACGAGAACAGCGCGCGCCGGGGCTTTCTTCTTGGCGCCCTCATTATCGCCCCGGTGGGTTTTATCAGCGCCCTGCTCGGAATGAGTGCGGCTGTCCTCCACCCCGGCATTCTCCCCGCGGAGGCCTTGCCTCGCGTGGTGCTCGACCTTCCTCCCCTGGCCGCGGGACTGGTTCTCGCGGGACTGTGGGCTGCCGATGTCAGCACGGCATCGGCACTTCTGATGGGCAGTGCCACCCTGGTTTCCCATGATATTGTGAAACGTTTTTTTGCCCCCGATCTCTCCGGGGCCGGAGAACAGATCCTGAGCCGGGTAACGGTTCTGGCCCTGAGTGCCTTGACCTTTCTGCTGGCGATGACCGTGAGCGGGATTCTGAAAATGCTGCTGATCGGCCTGACCCTGACAACGGCCTATACCCTGATCGTCCTGATGACGATGTTCTGGCCCGCAGTCTGCCGAAAAAGTTCTGCCACCTGGACCCTGTTGAGCACCATGGCGGCCCTGGGTCTCTGGCTCCTGGCTCCGGAATCCTGGAGGATTCTGCCCCACCCGATCTATTTCACCTGGATTGTCAGCCTGTTGACTTTCTTTCTGGTGACACTCTTCGACAAGCGACGGATTCTCCTTCGCTAG
- a CDS encoding 2-hydroxyacyl-CoA dehydratase family protein: MPEERKTAIKKIQSTGPMKKLMADYFMELDEASRDDKRKVAWCTSVGPAELLRSFGFDVYFPENHGAVLGSSRMAADLIPAANAAGYSPDICSYLTSDVGSYLLGKTPLTPAFGMESVPKPDLLVFNTNQCRDVKDWFAFYEREFGVPMAGIDTMRAIEEITPSHLQGLIAQHRDLLPLMEEVSGRKFDMDRLKEITASSYRCTLLWKKVLRLAEQHPSPITFFDGTIHMGPAVVLRGDPRAERYYEMLIEELEGRVAEQVGAVDGETLRFYWDGMPVWGKIREHAELFASQQVCVSASTYCNSWIFEDLAHEDPFEGMARAYTELFIVRGEKYKLNYLEGMVRDYGIDGIIYHDAKTCPNNSNNRYGLPERVVEKLGIPYVVINGDLNDLRLYSEEQARTQFEALVEQLHETKHHSRG; the protein is encoded by the coding sequence ATGCCGGAAGAACGGAAAACAGCGATCAAGAAGATCCAGTCCACCGGTCCCATGAAGAAGCTGATGGCAGACTATTTCATGGAACTCGATGAGGCATCCAGGGATGACAAGCGCAAGGTGGCCTGGTGTACCAGTGTTGGACCCGCCGAGTTGCTTCGCTCCTTCGGCTTCGATGTCTACTTCCCGGAAAACCATGGTGCCGTTCTCGGATCATCCCGAATGGCCGCCGACCTGATTCCCGCGGCCAATGCCGCCGGCTATTCTCCCGACATCTGTTCCTACCTGACCAGTGATGTGGGGAGCTACCTGCTCGGAAAGACTCCCCTGACGCCGGCCTTTGGAATGGAAAGTGTCCCCAAGCCGGATCTTCTCGTGTTCAACACAAATCAGTGCCGTGATGTGAAGGACTGGTTTGCTTTCTACGAACGCGAATTCGGGGTTCCGATGGCGGGGATCGACACCATGAGAGCCATTGAGGAAATCACTCCTTCGCACCTCCAGGGGCTCATCGCCCAGCACCGGGATCTGCTTCCGCTGATGGAAGAGGTGAGTGGCCGCAAGTTCGACATGGATCGACTCAAGGAAATAACGGCTTCCTCCTATCGATGCACTCTTCTCTGGAAGAAAGTACTTCGTCTTGCAGAACAGCACCCGTCGCCGATCACCTTTTTCGATGGGACCATTCACATGGGCCCCGCTGTGGTGCTAAGAGGTGACCCTCGCGCGGAGCGTTACTACGAGATGCTGATCGAAGAACTGGAAGGGCGGGTGGCCGAACAGGTGGGGGCCGTGGACGGGGAAACCCTGCGCTTCTACTGGGACGGAATGCCGGTCTGGGGGAAAATCCGGGAGCATGCGGAACTGTTTGCAAGCCAGCAGGTCTGCGTAAGCGCTTCCACTTATTGTAACAGCTGGATTTTCGAAGACCTTGCTCATGAAGACCCTTTTGAGGGAATGGCACGGGCCTATACCGAGCTGTTCATTGTCCGCGGCGAGAAGTACAAGCTGAACTACCTTGAAGGCATGGTGCGAGATTACGGCATCGACGGGATCATCTATCACGATGCCAAAACCTGTCCGAACAACTCCAACAACCGTTACGGACTGCCCGAGAGAGTGGTGGAAAAGCTCGGGATTCCCTATGTGGTGATCAATGGGGACCTCAACGATCTCCGGCTCTATTCCGAGGAGCAGGCCAGGACACAGTTCGAAGCCCTGGTCGAGCAGTTGCACGAGACAAAACACCATTCGCGGGGGTAG
- a CDS encoding acyl-CoA dehydratase activase yields the protein MAQVFCGVDVGASATKLVLVDREGKTLARSVHTSGVDYQATSLLCLEESLAEAGASRDELQATVSTGYGRHNVAFADKTLTEIHCHGLGCYHLAPRAISIVDIGGQDNKVIRLEPGGRRANFKMNRKCAAGTGAFIEEIALRLGVNLEEMDPLARSAEKAVKLSSFCTVFAKTEILSHLRQGAAVEGIIRGAFESVVARVIEMDPLEGEVLATGGVVAHNPVIVEILSEKLDKEVSVPPHPQFTGALGAALAAIQESNHGDANA from the coding sequence TTGGCTCAGGTCTTTTGCGGGGTAGATGTCGGAGCTTCTGCCACAAAGCTGGTTCTGGTCGACCGGGAGGGAAAGACTCTCGCTCGCTCGGTTCACACTTCAGGAGTGGACTACCAGGCCACTTCCCTTCTCTGTCTTGAGGAATCTCTGGCAGAAGCCGGCGCATCGCGGGACGAACTGCAGGCGACGGTCTCCACGGGTTACGGGCGGCACAATGTGGCCTTTGCCGACAAGACCCTTACCGAGATCCACTGCCACGGGCTTGGTTGTTACCATCTGGCTCCCCGGGCAATTTCCATCGTGGACATCGGGGGCCAGGACAACAAGGTGATCCGCCTTGAACCCGGAGGCCGCCGCGCGAACTTCAAGATGAATCGCAAGTGTGCTGCAGGCACCGGGGCCTTTATCGAAGAGATTGCCCTTCGTCTGGGAGTGAATCTGGAGGAGATGGATCCGCTTGCCCGGAGCGCGGAGAAGGCGGTCAAACTCAGCAGTTTCTGTACGGTGTTTGCGAAGACGGAGATTCTGTCCCACCTGCGGCAGGGAGCCGCAGTGGAGGGCATCATTCGCGGAGCCTTCGAGTCAGTGGTGGCCCGGGTTATTGAGATGGATCCTCTTGAGGGGGAGGTTCTGGCCACCGGCGGTGTCGTGGCACACAATCCCGTAATCGTGGAGATCCTTTCGGAAAAACTGGACAAGGAAGTCAGCGTTCCTCCCCACCCTCAGTTTACAGGGGCGCTCGGCGCGGCACTCGCAGCAATTCAGGAATCCAACCATGGAGACGCCAATGCTTGA
- a CDS encoding acetate--CoA ligase family protein yields the protein MLDGLFRPGSVAVIGASNNPFSIGNIVIRNLAAYGFKGPIYPINPKSRQIRSFKCFQSVLDVPDEIDLVNISVKHSLVPQVIKECGEKGVKFAIVHTAGFKEVGEEGIQREREMVELAHSYGMRIFGPNSQGIQNSDPEISVYANFTFVPMKPGNISIIAQGGGMGELLKLHLHNVGLGHRLYCSYGNECDLSMPEILEYYGQDEGTRAIMMQIESFKDPQAFLEVASKITPHKPILAIKAGRTHEGSVAVSSHTGTLVNQAAMARAMFRKAGVLEFHDSERMIKTAIALNSQNPPKGKRIGMVTNTGGPGIQMVDEAVHHGLELAQWSDAGRERLKESLYAEASLGNPVDVVATGGAEHYFAAVDTLLQEEGVDMVCVFFVTAPFVDLDAIAAKIREAADSSGKPLVMVVETSSEYYPLIDRLRESEIPVYEFAEDGARSLAFMAQYAALRDRDREDAPELSVDRQAAEKILAEYPEQYLPQDKALDVLAAYGLPLPAYAGIRGEEDLKSAAEKTGFPCVLKVDSPDLVHKSDEGGVILGIEDEEALAAAFADMEERFSGKQPGYLLMEQKETGREVILGVNASPGLGSLVLFGLGGVFVEVMKDVIVGVAPLSRPEAREMMQGIRAWPILEGIRGEDGVDLEALEDLLLRVSRLAADFPQIAEMDLNPVFLYAPGVAPSVVDVRMKVNSS from the coding sequence ATGCTTGATGGACTTTTCAGGCCAGGATCGGTTGCGGTCATCGGTGCCTCGAACAATCCCTTTTCAATCGGTAACATCGTCATTCGCAATCTGGCAGCCTATGGCTTCAAGGGCCCGATCTATCCGATCAACCCAAAGAGCCGACAGATCCGCAGTTTCAAGTGTTTCCAGTCCGTGCTGGATGTTCCTGACGAAATCGACCTGGTGAACATCTCGGTCAAGCACTCTCTGGTTCCCCAAGTCATCAAGGAGTGTGGCGAAAAGGGCGTGAAATTCGCCATTGTTCACACCGCCGGATTCAAGGAAGTGGGAGAAGAGGGGATCCAGCGCGAGAGAGAGATGGTCGAACTCGCCCACTCCTATGGAATGAGAATCTTCGGACCCAACAGCCAGGGAATCCAGAACTCCGATCCCGAAATCTCGGTCTATGCAAACTTCACCTTTGTGCCCATGAAGCCCGGGAATATCTCCATTATCGCCCAGGGCGGCGGAATGGGGGAACTGCTGAAACTCCATTTGCACAATGTGGGGCTGGGTCACCGGCTTTACTGTTCCTATGGGAACGAGTGCGACCTTAGCATGCCGGAGATTCTGGAATACTACGGCCAGGATGAAGGAACCCGTGCCATCATGATGCAGATCGAGAGCTTCAAGGATCCGCAGGCTTTTCTTGAAGTGGCTTCGAAGATTACTCCGCACAAGCCGATTCTTGCCATCAAGGCCGGGCGCACCCACGAAGGCTCGGTGGCAGTTTCCAGTCATACGGGTACCCTGGTGAATCAGGCCGCCATGGCAAGGGCCATGTTCCGCAAGGCGGGCGTTCTGGAGTTTCATGACAGCGAGCGAATGATCAAGACCGCCATTGCCCTGAACAGCCAGAATCCGCCGAAGGGCAAGCGAATCGGCATGGTGACCAATACCGGAGGCCCCGGAATTCAGATGGTGGATGAGGCCGTACATCACGGTCTGGAACTGGCCCAATGGTCCGATGCGGGACGCGAGCGACTGAAGGAGAGCCTTTACGCGGAAGCCAGTCTCGGCAACCCGGTGGATGTCGTGGCCACCGGCGGTGCGGAGCATTACTTCGCGGCCGTGGACACCCTTCTCCAGGAAGAGGGTGTGGACATGGTCTGTGTCTTTTTCGTTACCGCACCCTTTGTGGATCTCGATGCGATTGCCGCGAAGATTCGGGAGGCTGCCGACAGCTCCGGGAAACCTCTGGTCATGGTGGTAGAGACTTCCAGCGAGTACTATCCCCTGATTGACCGCCTCCGCGAGTCGGAGATTCCCGTTTACGAATTTGCCGAGGACGGCGCCCGCTCTCTGGCTTTCATGGCTCAATACGCCGCACTTCGCGATCGGGACCGGGAGGACGCTCCCGAACTGTCTGTGGATCGACAGGCCGCGGAGAAGATTCTCGCTGAATACCCGGAGCAGTACCTTCCCCAGGACAAGGCCCTCGATGTTCTGGCGGCCTATGGTCTGCCACTCCCTGCTTATGCGGGGATCAGGGGCGAGGAGGATCTGAAGTCCGCCGCGGAGAAGACCGGCTTCCCCTGTGTCCTGAAGGTGGACTCCCCGGATCTTGTCCATAAGAGCGACGAGGGAGGTGTGATTCTCGGCATTGAAGATGAGGAAGCACTGGCCGCCGCCTTTGCGGACATGGAAGAGCGATTTTCAGGGAAGCAGCCCGGCTACCTTCTGATGGAACAGAAAGAAACCGGGAGAGAGGTGATTCTGGGGGTCAATGCGTCGCCGGGCCTGGGGAGCCTGGTCCTCTTTGGCCTCGGAGGGGTCTTTGTGGAGGTCATGAAAGATGTGATTGTCGGAGTGGCTCCCCTCAGCCGCCCCGAGGCTCGTGAGATGATGCAGGGGATTCGCGCCTGGCCGATTCTCGAGGGCATTCGCGGGGAAGATGGTGTGGATCTGGAAGCACTGGAGGATCTTCTTCTCCGCGTGTCCCGTCTGGCTGCCGACTTTCCGCAGATTGCCGAAATGGACCTGAACCCCGTCTTTCTTTATGCGCCCGGAGTGGCTCCCTCGGTGGTGGATGTTCGAATGAAGGTCAATTCCTCGTGA